The following are from one region of the Juglans regia cultivar Chandler chromosome 10, Walnut 2.0, whole genome shotgun sequence genome:
- the LOC108979570 gene encoding chloroplastic group IIA intron splicing facilitator CRS1, chloroplastic isoform X1 encodes MPATLFRFPSHSYLTISSSLNPKPPQTPKHTPSSNPTIANNPEFSLSLKQPLSQSDAAVKMPTAPWMNGPLLLPPHELLDLSKPNSKKNLNNARVEKSDKALTEKIGVRGERAVNKIVRSIEKLRMNEDSDETQKDSGKFGFGDCLEQLGEDDGSRYGRKMPWERDVGFALRRMKKEKAVTEAELKLDKALLERLRGEAARMRRWVKVKKAGVTQGVVDEIRTIWRRNELAMLKFDIPLCKNLDRAREIVEIKTGGLVVWSQKDTLVVYRGCSYQPTSKNILKTRARLAGSQAAPYYETGLPKWERNYEISLPNSNENGVDEKMCRSESEGANLPPGISSKGDLNYQPVSGSLYVRETERLLDGLGPRYLDWWMDKPLPVDADLLPEVVPGYRPPFRLCPPRARAKLTNDELTYLRKLAHPLPTHFVLGKNRKLQGLSASILKLWEKSLIVKISLKWGVPNMNNEEVALELKHLTGGVLLLRNKFLIILYRGKDFLPHRVANLIAERETELKKYQLHEEGARVKAIEAVCMDNGSTENTSSSGTLSESKYIQTEFSDLEIGNTEVDIKLEAEKQRLERELREQERKLFILNIKIDKSTKKLSKLTGGWAPTEMDADREMITEEERECFQKIGLKMDRCLELGRRGVFDGVIEGLHQHWKYREVVKVITKQRLFQQVVYTAKFLEAESGGVLVSVKKLKEGHAIILYRGKNYRRPLKRVPENLLTKREALHKSLEMQRIGSLKFFAYQRQQAIMDLKCKLEDLQQSKSIYQRD; translated from the exons ATGCCGGCAACTCTCTTTCGTTTCCCCTCCCACTCGTACCTCACCATCTCATCCTCATTAAACCCGAAACCTCCCCAAACCCCCAAACACACTCCCTCCTCCAATCCCACAATCGCCAACAACCcagagttctctctctctttaaagCAACCTCTTTCGCAATCCGATGCCGCTGTTAAGATGCCCACAGCTCCGTGGATGAATGGCCCCCTTCTTCTCCCACCCCATGAGCTTCTTGACCTCTCTAAACCCAACAGCAAAAAGAACTTAAACAATGCCAGAGTCGAAAAGTCCGATAAAGCGCTGACTGAGAAAATTGGCGTGAGAGGGGAAAGAGCGGTGAACAAGATCGTCAGGAGCATCGAAAAGCTTCGAATGAACGAAGATTCAGATGAAACCCAAAAGGATTCTGGTAAATTTGGATTTGGGGATTGCTTGGAACAACTTGGGGAAGATGACGGGTCGAGATACGGAAGGAAAATGCCTTGGGAGAGGGACGTGGGGTTCGCTCTTCGGAGGATGAAGAAGGAAAAGGCGGTGACTGAGGCGGAATTGAAGCTTGACAAGGCGTTGCTCGAGAGGCTGAGGGGTGAGGCCGCTAGGATGAGGCGATGGGTGAAGGTTAAGAAAGCTGGGGTGACTCAGGGTGTAGTTGATGAGATTAGAACGATCTGGAGGAGGAATGAGCTTGCCATGTTGAAATTTGATATCCCTTTGTGCAAGAATTTGGATAGAGCTCGAGAAATCGTCgag atcaaGACTGGAGGCTTGGTTGTTTGGAGTCAAAAAGATACTCTTGTTGTCTATCGAGGGTGCAGTTATCAGCCGACTTCAAAGAACATTTTAAAGACACGTGCTAGGCTTGCTGGCAGTCAAGCAGCACCTTATTATGAAACTGGTCTGCCGAAGTGGGAAAGAAACTATGAAATTTCTCTACCTAACTCCAATGAAAATGGTGTAGATGAAAAGATGTGTAGAAGTGAAAGTGAGGGGGCAAATTTGCCTCCTGGAATCTCTTCAAAAGGGGATTTGAATTACCAACCAGTGAGTGGATCACTTTAtgtgagagaaacagagagattATTAGATGGCTTGGGACCTCGTTACCTTGATTGGTGGATGGACAAGCCTTTGCCCGTAGATGCAGATTTACTTCCTGAAGTGGTTCCTGGATATAGGCCTCCATTTAGACTTTGTCCACCTCGTGCCAGAGCAAAGCTGACAAATGACGAATTGACATACTTGAGGAAGCTTGCTCACCCTTTACCTACTCATTTTGTTCTTG ggaaaaaCCGAAAACTTCAAGGCTTATCTGCGTCCATCTTAAAACTGTGGGAGAAAAGTCTTATTGTGAAGATTTCTCTGAAGTGGGGAGTCCCGAATATGAACAACGAGGAAGTGGCATTGGAACTCAAG CATCTTACAGGCGGAGTTCTTTTGCTGCGTAATAAGTTTCTAATAATACTTTATAGAGGCAAGGATTTCCTTCCCCATAGAGTTGCAAATTTAATAGCCGAGAGAGAAACTGAGCTCAAAAAATACCAACTTCATGAAGAAGGTGCACGGGTGAAAGCAATTGAAGCTGTCTGTATGGATAATGGATCAACAGAAAACACTAGCTCGTCCGGCACTTTATCAGAATCCAAGTATATCCAAACTGAGTTCAGTGACCTGGAAATAGGAAATACAGAGGTTGATATCAAATTGGAAGCCGAAAAACAAAGATTGGAGAGGGAACTAAGAGAGCAAGAGCGCAAACTTTTCATT CTTAACATAAAGATAGATAAGTCAACGAAGAAATTGTCAAAGTTGACTGGTGGATGGGCGCCTACTGAGATGGACGCAGACCGAGAAATGATAACGGAGGAGGAGAGAGAATGTTTCCAGAAGATAGGACTCAAGATGGATAGATGTTTAGAGCTGG GCAGGCGTGGGGTTTTTGATGGTGTAATAGAGGGCCTGCATCAGCACTGGAAGTACAGAGAAGTAGTCAAGGTGATCACAAAGCAGAGATTGTTTCAACAAGTCGTTTATACTGCTAAATTCCTGGAAGCAGAAAGCGGAGGAGTACTAGTTTCAGTAAAAAAGCTAAAAGAAGGTCATGCTATAATTCTTTACCGTGGGAAGAACTACAGAAGGCCCCTAAAACGGGTGCCCGAGAATCTTCTAACTAAGAGAGAAGCATTACATAAATCCCTTGAGATGCAGAGAATTGGG TCGTTGAAGTTTTTTGCTTATCAAAGACAGCAGGCAATCATGGATTTGAAATGCAAATTG GAAGATCTGCAGCAAAGCAAGTCCATTTATCAAAGAGACTGA
- the LOC108979570 gene encoding chloroplastic group IIA intron splicing facilitator CRS1, chloroplastic isoform X2: protein MPATLFRFPSHSYLTISSSLNPKPPQTPKHTPSSNPTIANNPEFSLSLKQPLSQSDAAVKMPTAPWMNGPLLLPPHELLDLSKPNSKKNLNNARVEKSDKALTEKIGVRGERAVNKIVRSIEKLRMNEDSDETQKDSGKFGFGDCLEQLGEDDGSRYGRKMPWERDVGFALRRMKKEKAVTEAELKLDKALLERLRGEAARMRRWVKVKKAGVTQGVVDEIRTIWRRNELAMLKFDIPLCKNLDRAREIVEIKTGGLVVWSQKDTLVVYRGCSYQPTSKNILKTRARLAGSQAAPYYETGLPKWERNYEISLPNSNENGVDEKMCRSESEGANLPPGISSKGDLNYQPVSGSLYVRETERLLDGLGPRYLDWWMDKPLPVDADLLPEVVPGYRPPFRLCPPRARAKLTNDELTYLRKLAHPLPTHFVLGKNRKLQGLSASILKLWEKSLIVKISLKWGVPNMNNEEVALELKHLTGGVLLLRNKFLIILYRGKDFLPHRVANLIAERETELKKYQLHEEGARVKAIEAVCMDNGSTENTSSSGTLSESKYIQTEFSDLEIGNTEVDIKLEAEKQRLERELREQERKLFILNIKIDKSTKKLSKLTGGWAPTEMDADREMITEEERECFQKIGLKMDRCLELGRRGVFDGVIEGLHQHWKYREVVKVITKQRLFQQVVYTAKFLEAESGGVLVSVKKLKEGHAIILYRGKNYRRPLKRVPENLLTKREALHKSLEMQRIGSLKFFAYQRQQAIMDLKCKLIAPIHHNESPLP from the exons ATGCCGGCAACTCTCTTTCGTTTCCCCTCCCACTCGTACCTCACCATCTCATCCTCATTAAACCCGAAACCTCCCCAAACCCCCAAACACACTCCCTCCTCCAATCCCACAATCGCCAACAACCcagagttctctctctctttaaagCAACCTCTTTCGCAATCCGATGCCGCTGTTAAGATGCCCACAGCTCCGTGGATGAATGGCCCCCTTCTTCTCCCACCCCATGAGCTTCTTGACCTCTCTAAACCCAACAGCAAAAAGAACTTAAACAATGCCAGAGTCGAAAAGTCCGATAAAGCGCTGACTGAGAAAATTGGCGTGAGAGGGGAAAGAGCGGTGAACAAGATCGTCAGGAGCATCGAAAAGCTTCGAATGAACGAAGATTCAGATGAAACCCAAAAGGATTCTGGTAAATTTGGATTTGGGGATTGCTTGGAACAACTTGGGGAAGATGACGGGTCGAGATACGGAAGGAAAATGCCTTGGGAGAGGGACGTGGGGTTCGCTCTTCGGAGGATGAAGAAGGAAAAGGCGGTGACTGAGGCGGAATTGAAGCTTGACAAGGCGTTGCTCGAGAGGCTGAGGGGTGAGGCCGCTAGGATGAGGCGATGGGTGAAGGTTAAGAAAGCTGGGGTGACTCAGGGTGTAGTTGATGAGATTAGAACGATCTGGAGGAGGAATGAGCTTGCCATGTTGAAATTTGATATCCCTTTGTGCAAGAATTTGGATAGAGCTCGAGAAATCGTCgag atcaaGACTGGAGGCTTGGTTGTTTGGAGTCAAAAAGATACTCTTGTTGTCTATCGAGGGTGCAGTTATCAGCCGACTTCAAAGAACATTTTAAAGACACGTGCTAGGCTTGCTGGCAGTCAAGCAGCACCTTATTATGAAACTGGTCTGCCGAAGTGGGAAAGAAACTATGAAATTTCTCTACCTAACTCCAATGAAAATGGTGTAGATGAAAAGATGTGTAGAAGTGAAAGTGAGGGGGCAAATTTGCCTCCTGGAATCTCTTCAAAAGGGGATTTGAATTACCAACCAGTGAGTGGATCACTTTAtgtgagagaaacagagagattATTAGATGGCTTGGGACCTCGTTACCTTGATTGGTGGATGGACAAGCCTTTGCCCGTAGATGCAGATTTACTTCCTGAAGTGGTTCCTGGATATAGGCCTCCATTTAGACTTTGTCCACCTCGTGCCAGAGCAAAGCTGACAAATGACGAATTGACATACTTGAGGAAGCTTGCTCACCCTTTACCTACTCATTTTGTTCTTG ggaaaaaCCGAAAACTTCAAGGCTTATCTGCGTCCATCTTAAAACTGTGGGAGAAAAGTCTTATTGTGAAGATTTCTCTGAAGTGGGGAGTCCCGAATATGAACAACGAGGAAGTGGCATTGGAACTCAAG CATCTTACAGGCGGAGTTCTTTTGCTGCGTAATAAGTTTCTAATAATACTTTATAGAGGCAAGGATTTCCTTCCCCATAGAGTTGCAAATTTAATAGCCGAGAGAGAAACTGAGCTCAAAAAATACCAACTTCATGAAGAAGGTGCACGGGTGAAAGCAATTGAAGCTGTCTGTATGGATAATGGATCAACAGAAAACACTAGCTCGTCCGGCACTTTATCAGAATCCAAGTATATCCAAACTGAGTTCAGTGACCTGGAAATAGGAAATACAGAGGTTGATATCAAATTGGAAGCCGAAAAACAAAGATTGGAGAGGGAACTAAGAGAGCAAGAGCGCAAACTTTTCATT CTTAACATAAAGATAGATAAGTCAACGAAGAAATTGTCAAAGTTGACTGGTGGATGGGCGCCTACTGAGATGGACGCAGACCGAGAAATGATAACGGAGGAGGAGAGAGAATGTTTCCAGAAGATAGGACTCAAGATGGATAGATGTTTAGAGCTGG GCAGGCGTGGGGTTTTTGATGGTGTAATAGAGGGCCTGCATCAGCACTGGAAGTACAGAGAAGTAGTCAAGGTGATCACAAAGCAGAGATTGTTTCAACAAGTCGTTTATACTGCTAAATTCCTGGAAGCAGAAAGCGGAGGAGTACTAGTTTCAGTAAAAAAGCTAAAAGAAGGTCATGCTATAATTCTTTACCGTGGGAAGAACTACAGAAGGCCCCTAAAACGGGTGCCCGAGAATCTTCTAACTAAGAGAGAAGCATTACATAAATCCCTTGAGATGCAGAGAATTGGG TCGTTGAAGTTTTTTGCTTATCAAAGACAGCAGGCAATCATGGATTTGAAATGCAAATTG ATAGCACCAATTCATCACAATGAGTCCCCTCTTCCTTAA
- the LOC108979572 gene encoding alpha/beta hydrolase domain-containing protein 17C-like, whose protein sequence is MGGVTSSIAAKFAFFPPSPPSYTVIEDDTRGDRFYIPEAPRRDGVKVDVLKLRNRKGNDIVAIHVENHKASATLLYSHGNAADLGQMFELFVELSIRLRVNLMGYDYSGYGQSTGKPSECNTYADIDAAYKCLKEKYGVKDEQLVLYGQSVGSGPTLDLASRIPKLSGVVLHSPILSGLRVLYPVKRTYWFDIFKNIDKIGIVSCPVLVIHGTADEVVDWSHGKQLWELSKEKFEPLWLSGGGHCNLELYPEFIRHLKKFVRAVAKMKATTNGSHKTAVESDAQSRPSETRTTDKFELGPDLQEASRNSLDSRLEKSRKSNKPEKSRMSTDLVDRFRRKGLVW, encoded by the exons ATGGGCGGAGTCACGTCTTCAATCGCTGCCAAGTTCGCCTTCTTCCCACCGAGCCCTCCGTCATACACTGTGATAGAGGACGACACGCGTGGAGACCGATTTTATATTCCCGAGGCCCCGAGGAGGGACGGCGTCAAGGTGGATGTCCTCAAGCTCCGGAACCGTAAAGGAAACGACATCGTGGCCATCCACGTCGAGAATCACAAGGCATCGGCCACTTTGCTCTACTCCCACGGGAATGCCGCTGATTTGGGACAGATGTTCGAGCTCTTTGTCGAACTCAGCATTCGGCTTCGCGTCAATCTCATGGG GTACGATTACTCTGGCTATGGACAATCAACTGGGAAG CCATCTGAATGTAATACATATGCAGACATTGATGCAGCATATAAATGTCTCAAGGAGAAGTATGGTGTTAAAGATGAACAATTAGTATTATATGGTCAGTCTGTCGGTAGTGGGCCCACTCTTGATCTTGCTTCGAGAATACCAAAGTTAAGTGGAGTAGTTTTGCATAGCCCAATTCTGTCTGGGCTGAGAGTCTTGTACCCAGTTAAACGGACATACTGGTTTGATATCTTTAAG aatatagaCAAAATTGGTATCGTGAGCTGTCCTGTTCTCGTTATACAT GGGACTGCAGATGAAGTTGTGGATTGGTCCCATGGGAAGCAGCTTTGGGAGCTTTCCAAGGAAAAGTTCGAACCATTGTGGTTAAGTGGAGGTGGACATTGCAACCTTGAGCTTTACCCGGAGTTCATTAGACATCTGAAGAAGTTTGTACGGGCAGTTGCCAAAATGAAAGCAACCACAAATGGTTCTCATAAAACTGCAGTAGAATCTGATGCTCAGAGCAGACCATCTGAAACTAGAACTACAGATAAATTTGAATTGGGCCCGGATCTCCAAGAAGCTTCTAGAAACAGTTTAGATAGCCGACTCGAGAAGTCTAGAAAGTCAAACAAGCCTGAAAAGTCTCGCATGAGCACTGACCTTGTTGACAGGTTTAGAAGAAAGGGCTTAGTCTGGTGA